CAGCGTCATGCCGGGCAGGTTCTGCCGGGCCACCTCCACCGCCCGCATCGACTTGAGCACCTTGGCCAACACCTCGTCCCGGCTGCGTCGCCCGGCATGCGCTTCCGCCCAGGACGCGGCGACGGTGGCCGGGTGGCGCAACAGGAACAGGAAGCGGGCGTCCGGCCAGCAGGCCACCAGCCGCTGCCAGATCAGAGCGTTGTTCGGGGTTTTCTCGACCAGGACCTGCTTGCCGCTGCGCTGCAGTTGGCGGTGCAGCACCCGGTCCCAGAGCAGGTGTTCCAACTCCATCGAGGGCATGTCCAGCTCGGAAAACGCGGCGGCGGTGCGCTTGGACGCAGCGTGCACCTGCAGCCCGCCCAGGTGCAGCTCGTGTGGGGCGTGCACCGTGGGGTGGGCGTTGAGCAGCATGCGCAGCAGCGTGGAACCGGAACGAACGGAACAGAGAATGAATACCGGGTCGGGCAGCAGCCGCGAACCGGGTTCGGCCGGTGTCAGTACCGGGGAAGCGGCCGGAAGCTCCGTGCTGTCCGATGGGGCGACGAGCTTGGT
The DNA window shown above is from Sporichthyaceae bacterium and carries:
- a CDS encoding sulfotransferase, translating into MAKRWRPQVNRASATKLVAPSDSTELPAASPVLTPAEPGSRLLPDPVFILCSVRSGSTLLRMLLNAHPTVHAPHELHLGGLQVHAASKRTAAAFSELDMPSMELEHLLWDRVLHRQLQRSGKQVLVEKTPNNALIWQRLVACWPDARFLFLLRHPATVAASWAEAHAGRRSRDEVLAKVLKSMRAVEVARQNLPGMTLRYEELTADPVEQTRRICRFLGLDWDPAMLDYLDGDESFTRGLGDWRDKIRSGRVQAARPVPSGPIPGELLELCGAWGYLPEATEATEPTEQRTRSLSLL